Proteins encoded by one window of Bauldia sp.:
- a CDS encoding GMC family oxidoreductase translates to MATKLPPVDIAIIGFGWTGGILAKELASTGLKIVAFERGKPRTTDPDFLEPGKDDEIRFANRTDLMIDTTQETLTFRNTGDQTALPMRRLGSFLPGTGVGGAGVHWNGVTWRFMEWDHEAYSRTVSKYGKGIIPADMQLQDWGISYAELEPYYDMFEKTAAISGKAGNLNGTKIDGGNVFEGARKSEYPNPPLVWSQAMTMFDKATRSLGYHPFPSPAANASRAYTNPDGVKFNQCHYCGFCERFGCEADAKASPHFTVIPIAMKNPNFELRTRSQVLKINMDSDGKKATGVTYLDPLGNEMEQPADIVIVSAFALNNVHLLLYSKIGKAYDPKTGEGVVGRNYAYQGGGGATAFFGEDVITNPFMGAGALSMCMDDFNGDSYDFAKAGYIGGGGISAGSSGGRPIGYHPTPPGTPKWGSDWKKAVVAAYNHTVGVGSQGSVMSYRQNYLDLDPTYTDSFGRPMMRMTFDFQDNEWKQMAAARDISAAIAKEMGAKVIATSLPAKPYSVVPYQSTHNTGGTVMGADPKTSVVNKYLQVWDVPNVFVTGASVFPQNAGKNPTGPVGALAYWMADALKNKYLKSPGALIPT, encoded by the coding sequence ATGGCCACGAAACTTCCACCCGTTGATATCGCGATCATCGGCTTCGGCTGGACCGGCGGCATTCTCGCCAAGGAACTTGCTAGCACGGGCCTCAAAATCGTCGCCTTCGAGCGCGGCAAACCGCGCACGACCGATCCAGACTTCCTCGAGCCGGGCAAGGATGACGAGATCCGCTTCGCCAACCGTACCGACCTGATGATCGATACGACGCAGGAGACGCTGACCTTCCGCAACACGGGCGATCAGACCGCGCTCCCGATGCGGCGGCTCGGCTCGTTCCTGCCGGGCACCGGCGTCGGCGGCGCCGGCGTGCACTGGAACGGCGTCACCTGGCGCTTCATGGAATGGGACCACGAGGCCTACAGCCGCACGGTGTCGAAATACGGCAAGGGCATCATTCCGGCCGACATGCAGCTCCAGGACTGGGGCATCAGCTACGCCGAGCTCGAGCCGTACTACGACATGTTCGAGAAGACGGCGGCGATCTCGGGCAAGGCCGGCAATCTAAACGGCACCAAGATCGACGGCGGCAACGTCTTCGAAGGGGCGCGGAAGTCGGAGTATCCGAACCCGCCGCTGGTCTGGTCACAGGCCATGACGATGTTCGACAAGGCGACGCGGTCGCTCGGCTACCACCCGTTCCCGTCGCCCGCGGCCAATGCTTCGCGGGCGTACACCAACCCGGACGGCGTGAAGTTCAACCAGTGCCACTACTGCGGCTTCTGCGAGCGCTTCGGCTGCGAGGCCGACGCAAAGGCATCGCCGCACTTCACGGTCATCCCGATCGCCATGAAGAATCCGAACTTCGAGCTGCGCACCCGCTCGCAGGTTCTGAAGATCAACATGGACTCGGACGGCAAGAAGGCGACCGGCGTCACCTATCTCGATCCGCTCGGCAACGAGATGGAGCAGCCGGCGGATATCGTGATCGTCTCGGCGTTCGCGCTCAACAACGTCCACCTGCTGCTCTACTCGAAGATCGGCAAGGCCTACGACCCGAAGACGGGCGAGGGCGTGGTGGGGCGCAACTACGCCTACCAGGGCGGCGGCGGCGCCACCGCCTTCTTCGGCGAGGACGTCATCACCAATCCGTTCATGGGCGCCGGCGCGCTGTCGATGTGCATGGACGATTTCAACGGCGATTCGTACGACTTCGCCAAGGCCGGCTACATCGGCGGCGGCGGGATCAGCGCCGGCTCGTCCGGCGGCCGTCCGATCGGCTATCACCCGACGCCGCCGGGCACGCCCAAGTGGGGCTCCGACTGGAAGAAGGCGGTGGTCGCCGCCTACAACCACACCGTCGGCGTCGGCAGCCAGGGTTCGGTGATGTCGTACCGCCAGAACTACCTCGACCTCGACCCGACCTACACCGACTCGTTCGGCCGGCCGATGATGCGCATGACCTTCGACTTCCAGGACAACGAGTGGAAGCAGATGGCTGCGGCGCGCGACATCTCCGCGGCAATCGCCAAGGAGATGGGCGCCAAGGTCATCGCCACGAGCCTGCCGGCGAAGCCGTACTCGGTCGTGCCCTACCAGAGCACGCACAACACCGGCGGCACGGTGATGGGCGCCGATCCCAAGACCAGCGTCGTCAACAAGTACCTGCAGGTATGGGACGTGCCGAACGTGTTCGTCACCGGCGCCAGCGTCTTCCCGCAGAACGCGGGCAAGAACCCGACCGGGCCGGTCGGCGCGCTGGCCTACTGGATGGCGGATGCGTTGAAGAACAAGTACCTCAAGAGCCCGGGGGCGTTGATCCCGACCTAG
- a CDS encoding DUF6496 domain-containing protein — protein MARKYSKAASNKVERAMHERKTGTLKSGGSGKKVTSRKQAIAIGLAEARREGKKVPAKRSSSSRSSSSRSSSGRKASTGSPKSATRKSPARRSSTRKSAASKRSSGGRKSSRGSK, from the coding sequence ATGGCCCGCAAATATTCGAAGGCCGCCAGCAATAAAGTCGAGCGCGCAATGCACGAGCGCAAGACCGGTACGCTGAAGAGCGGCGGCAGCGGCAAGAAGGTGACCAGCCGCAAGCAGGCGATCGCGATCGGACTTGCGGAAGCGCGGCGCGAAGGCAAGAAGGTGCCGGCGAAGCGTTCATCGTCTTCCCGTTCGTCTTCGTCGCGCTCGTCGAGCGGCCGCAAGGCGTCCACCGGCAGCCCTAAGTCCGCGACGCGGAAGTCTCCCGCGCGCAGATCTTCGACGCGCAAGTCGGCGGCGAGCAAGCGCTCGTCGGGCGGACGCAAGTCGTCGCGCGGCAGCAAGTAA
- a CDS encoding gluconate 2-dehydrogenase subunit 3 family protein yields MKMPMPANAPAAGVNTNTGFLFFNPDEGAVITAIVDTLIPADATGPGGVEAGVHIYIDRQLGGAYGSAARLNMQGPFRPDIATPSQGYQLPLTPAELIRAGLVDLAAYSQKTKGNTFDNLQPADRNAILTDIDGGKVTFATVPSKVVFDHLYNLVQEGYFGDPIYGGNQGKSVWKMIGFPGVAGMYTQLIEQYRNKPYTADPQSIQDFA; encoded by the coding sequence ATGAAAATGCCGATGCCGGCGAACGCGCCGGCCGCGGGCGTGAACACCAACACCGGTTTCCTCTTCTTCAACCCCGACGAAGGCGCCGTCATCACCGCGATCGTCGACACGCTGATCCCGGCCGACGCGACCGGGCCCGGCGGCGTCGAAGCGGGCGTGCACATCTACATCGACCGGCAGCTCGGCGGCGCTTACGGCTCGGCCGCGCGTCTCAACATGCAGGGGCCGTTCCGCCCCGATATCGCGACCCCATCGCAGGGCTACCAGCTTCCGCTGACGCCGGCGGAACTGATCCGCGCCGGCCTCGTCGATCTCGCGGCGTACTCGCAGAAGACCAAAGGCAACACCTTCGACAACCTGCAGCCGGCGGATCGCAACGCGATACTGACCGACATCGACGGCGGCAAGGTCACGTTCGCCACCGTGCCGTCCAAGGTCGTCTTCGACCACCTCTATAACCTCGTGCAGGAGGGCTACTTCGGCGACCCGATCTATGGCGGCAACCAGGGCAAATCGGTCTGGAAGATGATCGGCTTCCCGGGCGTTGCCGGGATGTACACGCAACTGATCGAGCAATACCGGAACAAGCCGTACACGGCCGATCCGCAATCCATTCAAGATTTCGCGTAG
- the pcaF gene encoding 3-oxoadipyl-CoA thiolase: MSRDAFICAAVRTPIGRYAGALARVRTDDLAAIPIRELIARHPQIAGAVDEVFLGCANQAGEDNRNVARMAALLAGLPDSVPGTTLNRLCASGLDAVGTAARAIRAGEIDVAIAGGVESMTRAPLAMAKAEGAFQRSADIYDTTIGWRFINPLMKAQYGVDSMPETGENVADDYQVTRADQDAFALRSQQRAAKAKEAATLTARIVSVAAPVGKGGAILVSEDEHPRGDTTIEALAKLKPIVRPNGTVTAGNASGVNDGAQALVVASGEAAARLGLTPIARVVGMATAGVPPRVMGIGPIPATRKLMERLGLKIGDFDVVELNEAFASQALVCLRQLGLADDAEHVNPNGGAVAYGHPLGMSGARLAADVALELAARGGRYGLATMCVGVGQGVAMALERA, translated from the coding sequence ATGAGCCGCGATGCCTTCATCTGCGCTGCCGTGCGCACGCCCATCGGCCGCTATGCCGGGGCGCTGGCGCGGGTGCGCACCGACGACCTTGCGGCGATCCCGATCCGCGAATTGATCGCGCGGCATCCGCAAATCGCCGGCGCGGTCGATGAAGTCTTCCTCGGGTGCGCCAACCAGGCGGGCGAGGACAACCGCAACGTGGCGCGCATGGCGGCGCTGCTTGCCGGGTTGCCGGACAGCGTGCCGGGGACGACGCTCAACCGGCTGTGCGCTTCGGGCCTCGATGCGGTCGGCACGGCGGCGCGGGCGATCCGTGCCGGCGAGATCGACGTCGCGATCGCGGGCGGCGTGGAGTCGATGACGCGGGCGCCGCTGGCGATGGCGAAGGCCGAAGGCGCGTTCCAGCGCAGCGCCGACATCTACGACACGACCATCGGCTGGCGCTTCATCAATCCGCTGATGAAGGCGCAGTACGGCGTCGATTCGATGCCCGAGACCGGGGAGAACGTCGCCGACGATTATCAGGTGACGCGCGCCGACCAGGATGCGTTTGCGCTCCGCTCGCAGCAACGCGCGGCGAAGGCGAAGGAGGCGGCCACGCTGACGGCGCGCATCGTTTCTGTCGCCGCCCCAGTCGGCAAGGGTGGCGCCATCCTCGTCAGCGAGGACGAACATCCGCGCGGCGACACGACGATCGAGGCACTCGCGAAGCTGAAGCCGATCGTGCGGCCGAACGGCACCGTCACCGCCGGCAACGCCTCCGGCGTCAACGACGGCGCGCAGGCGCTGGTGGTCGCATCGGGCGAGGCGGCGGCGCGGCTGGGCCTGACGCCGATCGCGCGCGTCGTCGGCATGGCGACGGCCGGCGTGCCGCCGCGCGTCATGGGCATCGGGCCGATCCCGGCGACGCGCAAGCTGATGGAGCGGCTCGGGCTGAAGATCGGCGACTTCGATGTGGTGGAGCTGAACGAGGCGTTCGCCAGCCAGGCGCTGGTGTGCCTGCGCCAGCTCGGACTTGCCGACGACGCGGAGCACGTCAACCCGAACGGCGGCGCCGTTGCCTATGGCCACCCGCTCGGCATGTCCGGCGCGCGGCTTGCCGCCGACGTGGCGCTGGAGCTCGCGGCGCGCGGCGGGCGCTACGGCCTCGCGACGATGTGCGTTGGCGTCGGGCAAGGCGTGGCGATGGCGCTGGAGCGCGCCTAG